One window of Dermacentor andersoni chromosome 7, qqDerAnde1_hic_scaffold, whole genome shotgun sequence genomic DNA carries:
- the l(3)neo43 gene encoding cytochrome c oxidase assembly protein COX16 homolog, mitochondrial isoform X2, translated as MHNVFMIGGSIGLKQFTSLRYEFRKQEFTKEDAEAAGIKMKEPEEVSIEAIYKEVQSIDIDNWKNVRGPRPWEEGNEYNKLLKERQTMKQQSGKS; from the exons ATGCACAAC GTCTTCATGATTGGTGGATCTATAGGCCTTAAGCAGTTTACTTCACTACGCTACGAGTTCAGGAAACAAGAG TTCACAAAAGAGGATGCCGAAGCAGCTGGCATCAAAATGAAGGAACCCGAGGAGGTCTCTATAGAAGCCATCTACAAG GAGGTACAGTCCATTGACATTGACAACTGGAAGAATGTTCGTGGGCCCCGGCCGTGGGAGGAGGGCAACGAGTACAACAAGCTTCTCAAAGAGCGTCAAACGATGAAGCAGCAGTCTGGAAAGTCATAA
- the l(3)neo43 gene encoding cytochrome c oxidase assembly protein COX16 homolog, mitochondrial isoform X1: MAAVYLRSVFEYVYKRKFLRLGVPFMVFMIGGSIGLKQFTSLRYEFRKQEFTKEDAEAAGIKMKEPEEVSIEAIYKEVQSIDIDNWKNVRGPRPWEEGNEYNKLLKERQTMKQQSGKS, encoded by the exons ATGGCTGCAGTTTACTTAAGGTCCGTTTTCGAGTACGTCTACAAGCGCAAATTTCTCCGGCTCGGCGTACCGTTCATG GTCTTCATGATTGGTGGATCTATAGGCCTTAAGCAGTTTACTTCACTACGCTACGAGTTCAGGAAACAAGAG TTCACAAAAGAGGATGCCGAAGCAGCTGGCATCAAAATGAAGGAACCCGAGGAGGTCTCTATAGAAGCCATCTACAAG GAGGTACAGTCCATTGACATTGACAACTGGAAGAATGTTCGTGGGCCCCGGCCGTGGGAGGAGGGCAACGAGTACAACAAGCTTCTCAAAGAGCGTCAAACGATGAAGCAGCAGTCTGGAAAGTCATAA